In a single window of the Atlantibacter hermannii genome:
- the galR gene encoding galactose operon repressor yields the protein MATIKDVARLAGVSVATVSRVINASPKASEASRAAVQSAMEQLNYHPNANARALAQQTTETVGLVVGDVSDPFFGAMVKAVEQVAYHTGNFLLIGNGYHNEQKERQAIEQLIRHRCAALVVHAKMLPDSELIPLLKQIPGMVLINRIVPGFEQRCIALDDRYGAWLATRHLIQQGHSRIGYICSTHAISDAEDRLQGYYDALKEHGLPINDRLVTFAEPDESGGEQAMTELLGRGKHFTAVACYNDSMAAGAMGVLNDNGIDVPNEISLIGFDDILISRYIRPRLTTVRYPIVTMATQAAELALALAQNQTPSEVTHLFSPTLVRRHSVAAISES from the coding sequence ATGGCGACGATTAAGGATGTAGCGCGGCTAGCAGGAGTGTCTGTCGCCACGGTCTCACGTGTTATCAATGCCTCGCCCAAAGCCAGCGAGGCGTCGCGGGCGGCGGTGCAAAGCGCCATGGAACAACTGAACTATCACCCAAATGCTAACGCACGGGCGCTGGCGCAGCAGACCACCGAAACAGTCGGACTGGTGGTGGGCGATGTTTCCGATCCTTTCTTTGGCGCGATGGTAAAAGCAGTGGAACAGGTGGCTTATCACACCGGCAATTTTTTGCTGATTGGCAACGGCTACCATAATGAGCAGAAAGAGCGTCAGGCGATCGAACAACTGATCCGCCATCGCTGCGCGGCGCTCGTGGTACACGCAAAAATGCTCCCCGACAGCGAGTTGATCCCGTTGTTGAAACAGATCCCCGGCATGGTGCTGATCAACCGGATCGTTCCCGGTTTTGAGCAGCGTTGCATCGCGCTGGACGATCGCTATGGCGCATGGCTGGCTACCCGCCATCTCATTCAGCAGGGCCACAGCCGAATTGGTTATATCTGCTCAACCCATGCGATTTCCGATGCGGAAGACCGTTTGCAGGGTTATTACGATGCCCTGAAAGAGCACGGATTACCGATTAACGATCGACTGGTCACCTTCGCCGAACCCGATGAAAGCGGCGGCGAGCAGGCCATGACGGAATTGTTGGGGCGCGGCAAGCATTTTACCGCCGTCGCCTGTTACAACGATTCGATGGCAGCAGGGGCAATGGGGGTGCTGAACGATAACGGCATCGACGTGCCGAATGAGATCTCACTGATTGGTTTTGATGACATTCTGATTTCACGCTACATCAGGCCGCGCCTGACGACGGTGCGCTATCCGATTGTGACCATGGCGACTCAGGCGGCAGAACTGGCGCTGGCGCTGGCACAAAATCAAACCCCGTCAGAAGTCACCCACCTTTTTAGCCCAACGCTGGTGCGTCGGCATTCAGTTGCCGCCATATCGGAAAGCTAA
- a CDS encoding Predicted acetyltransferase has protein sequence MIIAPLYQYPHYAGQVTDWLWQAFGPDQPRGFFADIVDHSQTPGALPLTFIALQGETLLGTVGLWRCDLISRQDLTPWLAALYIDEPARGKGLGGILQEHVVGAARQAGFDALYLYSACRDYYERFGWGYIGDGLEYPDKTVHLYHKAL, from the coding sequence GTGATCATCGCGCCGCTTTATCAATACCCACATTATGCCGGGCAGGTTACCGACTGGCTCTGGCAGGCATTTGGCCCGGATCAGCCGCGCGGCTTTTTCGCCGATATTGTCGATCACAGCCAGACGCCCGGCGCACTGCCGCTGACGTTTATCGCTCTGCAGGGCGAAACGCTGCTGGGGACCGTAGGGCTGTGGCGCTGCGATTTAATCAGCCGCCAGGATCTTACGCCCTGGCTGGCGGCGCTGTATATCGATGAACCCGCGCGCGGCAAAGGCCTGGGCGGGATATTGCAGGAACATGTGGTGGGCGCGGCGCGGCAGGCAGGCTTTGATGCGCTGTATCTCTATTCCGCGTGCCGCGATTACTATGAACGGTTTGGCTGGGGATATATCGGCGATGGCCTGGAATACCCCGACAAAACCGTTCATCTGTACCATAAAGCGCTTTAG
- the lysA gene encoding diaminopimelate decarboxylase: MVTARKPTPVARTANTVSGTAICPQALEVMQRHGLKLVGIHMHIGSGVDYGHLEQVCGAMVRQVVEFGQDLAAISAGGGLSIPYREGEEAIDTAHYYGLWNAAREQIARHLGHPVKLEIEPGRFLVAEAGVLVAQVRSVKNMGSRHFVLVDAGFNDLMRPAMYGSYHHITALAADGRDLTEAPTLDTVVAGPLCESGDVFTQQEGGKVETRALPAVTTGDYLVFHDTGAYGASMSSNYNSRPLLPEVLFDQGVAKLIRRRQTIEELLALEQF; this comes from the coding sequence ATGGTCACAGCCAGAAAACCAACACCGGTGGCGAGAACAGCAAACACGGTATCTGGTACAGCGATTTGCCCCCAGGCGCTGGAGGTGATGCAGCGCCACGGTCTGAAGCTGGTCGGCATTCATATGCATATCGGTTCGGGCGTGGATTATGGTCATCTCGAGCAGGTGTGCGGCGCGATGGTGCGCCAGGTGGTGGAGTTCGGGCAGGATCTTGCCGCGATTTCAGCTGGCGGCGGGTTGTCGATTCCTTATCGCGAAGGCGAGGAAGCGATTGATACCGCCCATTACTATGGGTTATGGAATGCGGCTCGCGAGCAAATTGCCCGGCATTTAGGCCATCCGGTGAAACTGGAAATTGAGCCGGGACGTTTTCTGGTCGCGGAAGCCGGGGTGCTGGTGGCGCAGGTAAGAAGCGTCAAAAATATGGGCTCCCGCCATTTTGTGCTGGTGGACGCCGGATTTAACGATTTGATGCGCCCGGCTATGTACGGCAGCTACCATCACATTACCGCGCTGGCCGCGGATGGCCGGGATTTGACCGAGGCGCCGACGCTGGATACCGTGGTTGCCGGGCCGCTGTGCGAATCGGGCGACGTGTTTACCCAGCAGGAAGGCGGCAAAGTAGAAACCCGTGCGCTGCCTGCGGTGACGACCGGTGATTATCTGGTCTTCCATGATACCGGGGCGTACGGGGCATCTATGTCGTCAAATTACAACAGCCGTCCGTTATTGCCGGAAGTGCTGTTTGACCAGGGCGTGGCAAAGCTGATTCGCCGTCGTCAAACCATTGAAGAACTGCTGGCGCTGGAACAGTTTTAA
- the cynR_2 gene encoding LysR family transcriptional regulator, which produces MPAVTLRHIEIFHAVMTAGNVTEAAALLHTSQPTVSRELARLEKLIGLELFTRSRGRLHPTVQGLRLFEEVQRSWYGLDRIVSAAESLRQFRQGELSVACLPVFSQSFLPLLVQPFLARYPEVSLNIVPQESPLLEEWLSAQRHDLGLTETVTTPAGTERIPLLTLNEVCVLPKGHPLAQKALLTPQDFSGENYISLSRTDSYRQLLDALFVEHDVKRRMVMETHSAASVCAMVRAGAGISVVNPLTALDYAASGVVVRPFSVDVPFTVSLIRPVHRPASALVDAFCEHLQRNQDLFTTPLTALLTPRQA; this is translated from the coding sequence ATGCCCGCCGTCACCCTGCGCCATATTGAAATATTCCATGCCGTCATGACGGCGGGAAACGTCACCGAAGCCGCCGCGTTGTTGCATACGTCGCAACCGACAGTCAGCCGCGAGCTGGCGCGGCTGGAAAAACTGATTGGTCTGGAATTGTTTACCCGCAGCCGGGGTCGTTTGCATCCCACCGTACAGGGGCTGCGATTATTTGAAGAAGTTCAGCGCTCATGGTACGGACTGGATCGTATTGTCAGCGCTGCAGAAAGCCTGCGTCAGTTCCGCCAGGGTGAATTATCCGTGGCGTGTCTGCCCGTGTTCTCTCAGTCTTTTTTGCCGCTACTGGTTCAGCCTTTTCTGGCGCGCTACCCCGAGGTAAGCCTGAATATCGTGCCGCAGGAGTCGCCGTTGCTGGAGGAATGGCTGTCGGCCCAGCGTCACGACCTCGGGTTAACCGAAACCGTGACCACACCAGCCGGGACCGAGCGTATTCCGCTTTTAACGCTGAATGAAGTATGCGTTCTGCCAAAAGGGCATCCGCTCGCGCAAAAAGCGTTGCTGACGCCACAGGACTTTAGCGGCGAAAATTACATCAGCCTGTCCCGTACCGATAGTTATCGTCAGTTGCTGGACGCTTTATTCGTTGAGCACGATGTAAAACGCCGCATGGTGATGGAGACCCACAGCGCCGCTTCGGTATGCGCCATGGTGCGGGCGGGCGCGGGGATTTCGGTGGTTAACCCGCTGACCGCGCTGGATTATGCGGCAAGCGGGGTGGTGGTGCGGCCATTCAGTGTGGATGTACCTTTTACCGTGAGCCTGATACGGCCAGTACATCGTCCGGCGTCTGCGCTGGTGGACGCTTTTTGCGAGCATCTCCAGCGCAATCAAGACCTTTTTACCACGCCGTTGACGGCGCTGCTTACTCCTCGCCAAGCATAA
- the ygeA gene encoding putative Asp/Glu/Hydantoin racemase gives MKTLGLLGGMSWESTIPYYRFINEGVKARLGGLHSAKLVLHSVDFHEIEACQASGDWDKAGDMLAQAACGLEKAGAEAIVLCTNTMHKVAAHIEAACSLPFLHIADATGRAISQSGMNTVALLGTRYTMEQDFYRGRLTEKFGISTRIPDEAERERINHIIFHELCMGVFRDESRHYYQQVISRLAEQGAQGVIFGCTEIGLLLDQQNCPLPLFDTAALHAEDAVNFMLGEE, from the coding sequence ATGAAAACCCTGGGTTTACTTGGTGGAATGAGTTGGGAATCCACCATTCCTTATTACCGCTTTATTAATGAAGGCGTAAAAGCGCGTCTCGGCGGCCTGCATTCGGCAAAACTGGTGCTTCACAGCGTCGATTTTCATGAAATAGAAGCCTGTCAGGCGAGCGGCGACTGGGATAAAGCGGGCGACATGTTGGCCCAGGCCGCGTGTGGACTGGAAAAAGCCGGTGCTGAAGCCATCGTGTTATGCACCAACACCATGCATAAAGTGGCGGCGCATATTGAAGCGGCGTGCTCGTTACCCTTTTTGCATATCGCCGACGCCACCGGACGCGCCATTAGCCAGAGCGGGATGAACACCGTGGCGCTGTTGGGTACCCGTTACACCATGGAGCAGGATTTTTATCGTGGCAGGCTGACGGAGAAATTCGGCATCTCCACGCGCATTCCCGACGAGGCCGAGCGCGAGCGTATCAATCACATCATCTTCCATGAGCTATGCATGGGCGTGTTTCGCGATGAATCCCGGCATTATTACCAACAGGTGATAAGCCGTCTGGCGGAGCAGGGGGCGCAGGGCGTCATTTTCGGCTGTACCGAGATTGGCCTTCTGCTCGACCAGCAGAACTGTCCGTTGCCGCTGTTCGATACCGCGGCGCTGCATGCCGAAGACGCGGTCAATTTTATGCTTGGCGAGGAGTAA
- a CDS encoding barrel cupin 2 domain-containing protein: protein MFISHNETTLEDLGGGVTRRILAHNGKMMAVEVNFQEGAVGAMHNHPHEQLTYVLSGEFEFTIGDETRRVTAGDTLYKEPYVMHGCVCIKAGTLLDTFTPMREDFLK, encoded by the coding sequence ATGTTTATTTCCCATAACGAAACGACGCTGGAAGATTTGGGTGGCGGCGTGACCCGTCGGATCCTGGCGCATAACGGTAAGATGATGGCAGTGGAGGTGAACTTTCAGGAAGGTGCGGTGGGTGCGATGCATAACCATCCCCATGAGCAGCTCACCTACGTGCTGTCTGGCGAGTTTGAATTCACTATTGGCGATGAGACCCGCCGCGTGACGGCAGGCGATACGCTGTATAAAGAGCCGTATGTCATGCACGGCTGCGTATGTATCAAAGCAGGAACCCTGTTGGATACATTTACGCCCATGCGCGAAGACTTTCTCAAGTAA
- the kduD_3 gene encoding 2-keto-3-deoxygluconate oxidoreductase: protein MILDSFSLEGKVAIVTGCDTGLGQGMALGLAQAGCDIVGINIVEPTETIEGVAALGRRFLSLTADLRKIDAIPELLERAVAEFGHVDILVNNAGLIRREDAINFSETDWDDVMNLNIKSVFFMSQAVAKQFIAQGKGGKIINIASMLSFQGGIRVPSYTASKSGVMGITRLMANEWAKHNINVNAIAPGYMATNNTQQLRADEQRSAEILDRIPAGRWGLPSDLQGPIVFLASSASDYINGYTVAVDGGWLAR from the coding sequence ATGATTTTGGATTCATTTTCTCTTGAAGGTAAAGTTGCGATCGTGACTGGCTGCGATACCGGCTTAGGGCAGGGTATGGCGCTGGGTCTGGCGCAGGCAGGTTGCGACATCGTGGGTATTAACATCGTCGAACCGACTGAAACTATCGAAGGCGTGGCCGCGCTGGGCCGTCGTTTTCTGAGCCTGACTGCCGATCTGCGTAAAATCGACGCGATCCCGGAACTGCTGGAACGCGCGGTAGCTGAATTCGGCCATGTCGATATTCTGGTTAACAACGCGGGTCTGATCCGTCGTGAAGATGCGATCAACTTCAGCGAAACCGACTGGGATGACGTGATGAATCTGAACATCAAATCGGTGTTCTTTATGTCTCAGGCGGTGGCGAAACAGTTTATCGCTCAGGGTAAAGGCGGCAAAATCATCAACATCGCTTCCATGCTCTCCTTCCAGGGCGGCATTCGCGTACCGTCTTACACCGCATCCAAAAGCGGCGTAATGGGGATTACCCGTCTGATGGCAAATGAATGGGCGAAGCACAATATCAACGTTAACGCTATCGCACCGGGCTACATGGCCACTAACAACACTCAGCAACTGCGTGCCGATGAGCAGCGCAGCGCGGAAATCCTCGATCGTATCCCGGCGGGACGTTGGGGTCTGCCGAGCGATCTGCAAGGGCCGATCGTGTTCCTGGCATCCAGCGCATCGGATTACATCAACGGTTATACCGTTGCGGTAGACGGCGGCTGGCTGGCGCGTTAA
- the yqeF gene encoding putative acyltransferase, producing MKDVVIVGAARTPIGCFQGALARRTAVELGSVVVKALIERSGLNPLDVDEVILGQVLTAGAGQNPARQTALNSGLPWAVSAITINDVCGSGLKALHLATQAIQCGEADVVIAGGQENMSRAPHVLTDSRTGAQLGNSQLIDSLVHDGLWDAFNDYHIGVTAENLAREYGISRELQDAYALSSQHKARIAIDSGRFRDEIVPVEVELTSGQKVMVDTDEQPRTDASAEGLASLAPAFDSHGSVTAGNASTINDGAAAVMMMSASRAAELDLPVLARIRAFASIGVDPALMGIAPVYATRRCLERAGWQLNEVDLIEANEAFAAQALSVGKVLEWDQRKVNVNGGAIALGHPIGASGCRILVSLVHEMVKRDARKGLATLCIGGGQGVALAIERD from the coding sequence ATGAAAGATGTGGTGATTGTTGGCGCAGCGCGCACGCCGATAGGGTGTTTCCAGGGTGCGCTTGCGCGCCGTACGGCGGTCGAGCTCGGCTCGGTGGTAGTGAAAGCGCTGATCGAACGGTCCGGCCTGAATCCTCTTGATGTGGATGAAGTGATCCTCGGCCAGGTGCTGACTGCTGGCGCGGGTCAGAACCCGGCCCGCCAGACCGCATTGAACAGCGGGCTGCCCTGGGCCGTTTCGGCCATCACTATCAACGATGTTTGCGGCTCAGGGTTAAAGGCGCTGCATCTGGCGACGCAGGCCATTCAGTGCGGCGAAGCGGATGTGGTGATCGCGGGCGGGCAGGAAAATATGAGCCGCGCTCCGCACGTTCTTACCGACAGCCGCACCGGTGCCCAGCTCGGCAATAGTCAACTCATCGACAGCCTGGTGCATGACGGATTGTGGGACGCCTTTAACGATTATCATATTGGCGTCACTGCGGAAAACCTCGCCCGCGAATACGGCATCAGCCGCGAGTTACAGGACGCCTACGCGCTTTCATCCCAGCATAAAGCGCGCATCGCCATCGACAGCGGACGCTTTCGCGATGAAATCGTGCCGGTGGAAGTGGAATTGACCTCAGGTCAAAAAGTGATGGTGGATACGGACGAACAGCCCCGCACTGACGCCAGCGCAGAAGGGCTGGCAAGCCTTGCACCCGCGTTTGATTCGCACGGCAGCGTCACCGCCGGTAATGCCTCGACGATTAACGACGGTGCGGCGGCAGTAATGATGATGAGTGCCAGCCGGGCAGCTGAGCTGGATCTTCCGGTTCTGGCAAGGATCCGCGCATTCGCCAGCATTGGCGTCGATCCGGCGTTAATGGGGATCGCGCCGGTTTACGCCACCCGGCGTTGCCTGGAGCGAGCCGGCTGGCAGCTCAATGAAGTAGATTTAATCGAAGCTAACGAAGCGTTTGCGGCACAGGCGCTGTCAGTGGGCAAAGTGCTCGAATGGGATCAGCGGAAGGTTAACGTCAACGGTGGCGCGATTGCGCTTGGACATCCTATCGGCGCATCCGGCTGTCGTATTCTGGTTTCGCTGGTTCATGAAATGGTAAAACGCGACGCCCGCAAAGGGTTAGCGACTCTCTGTATCGGCGGTGGTCAGGGCGTTGCGCTGGCTATTGAGCGCGACTAA
- a CDS encoding putative antirepressor in prophage, which translates to MNPSLNRHSMDQSVTMSSREIATLTGITHGEVKRIIKSLETAQRLSQPLVVDEFEREGERYQEFLLNKRDSLLAVARVSPGFTANVLDWWQEREQRAEIPDFTNPAAAARAWAEQYEQRQAAEQQLALTAPKAEFFDRFVQVDDSLGFRQLCKMLKVKEPEFRQFLLERNIMYRANGTLTPPQHHMQAGYFTLRSGVGENQHTFSQARFTARGVKWVASLWAGHLSSQPKSVAA; encoded by the coding sequence ATGAATCCTTCTTTAAACCGACATTCTATGGATCAATCAGTCACAATGAGCAGCCGTGAAATCGCTACGTTGACGGGCATTACTCACGGCGAAGTGAAGCGTATTATTAAAAGTCTTGAAACGGCCCAGCGTCTGTCGCAGCCCCTTGTCGTCGATGAATTCGAGCGGGAAGGGGAGCGCTATCAGGAGTTTTTACTGAACAAGCGTGATTCGCTGTTAGCCGTCGCGCGCGTGTCGCCGGGTTTTACCGCGAACGTGCTCGACTGGTGGCAGGAACGTGAACAACGTGCGGAAATTCCTGACTTCACAAACCCGGCCGCCGCTGCGCGAGCCTGGGCGGAGCAGTACGAGCAGCGTCAGGCTGCGGAACAGCAGCTGGCGTTAACCGCGCCAAAGGCTGAATTTTTCGATCGTTTCGTCCAGGTTGATGATTCGCTCGGTTTCCGCCAACTGTGCAAAATGTTGAAGGTTAAAGAGCCGGAGTTTCGTCAGTTCCTGCTTGAACGCAACATTATGTACCGCGCCAACGGCACGTTGACGCCGCCGCAGCATCATATGCAGGCAGGCTATTTCACATTGCGCTCTGGCGTCGGTGAAAATCAGCATACCTTCTCCCAGGCGCGTTTTACCGCCCGGGGCGTGAAATGGGTTGCCAGCCTGTGGGCCGGACATCTCTCTTCCCAGCCGAAAAGCGTCGCGGCGTAA
- the gcvA_5 gene encoding putative transcriptional regulator of glycine cleavage system, which translates to MRDLPPTAMLRAFEVATRHSTFTSAAEELFITQSAVSHQLKNLEEIWGLQLFERGRSLRLTPAGAALAPIVREFFSKLETTLADQREQKGRVRLRVNTTYSFALKWLLPRLPGLTRLHPEILVTLESTDKAINFASTDSDVAIRFGHGHYPALHTEFMFREQLFPVASPALLQRFGSPRDPAELLRYPLLTRDGADLVPKWDVWFKLAGIGTEALKESVRFADTNMTIEAALLGQGVALARSGHVEREISDGSLVRLFAIPFPSPAAYYFVCPKGVETQPHIIHFRNWLLAESLSAQHRYQ; encoded by the coding sequence ATGCGCGATCTCCCCCCAACCGCCATGCTGCGTGCGTTTGAAGTCGCGACCCGCCACAGCACGTTTACGTCAGCCGCCGAAGAACTGTTTATTACTCAAAGCGCCGTAAGCCATCAGCTAAAAAATCTTGAGGAAATCTGGGGGTTGCAGCTGTTTGAGCGCGGCAGGAGTCTCCGTTTGACGCCAGCCGGTGCCGCACTCGCCCCCATCGTGCGGGAGTTTTTTAGCAAGCTGGAAACCACGCTGGCGGATCAGCGAGAGCAAAAAGGCCGGGTGCGGTTGCGCGTGAACACGACCTACTCGTTCGCACTCAAGTGGCTTCTGCCTCGCCTGCCGGGCTTGACCCGCCTGCATCCGGAGATCCTGGTGACCCTGGAAAGCACCGATAAAGCGATTAATTTTGCCAGCACCGACTCCGACGTGGCGATCCGCTTTGGGCATGGTCATTATCCCGCGCTTCACACTGAGTTTATGTTTCGCGAGCAGCTGTTCCCGGTCGCCAGCCCGGCGTTATTACAGCGGTTCGGTTCCCCGCGCGATCCCGCTGAATTGCTGCGCTATCCGCTGCTGACGCGTGATGGTGCCGATCTGGTGCCGAAATGGGATGTCTGGTTTAAGTTGGCCGGTATCGGTACGGAAGCGTTGAAAGAGAGCGTCCGCTTCGCCGACACCAACATGACGATTGAGGCGGCGCTGCTGGGACAGGGTGTGGCGTTAGCACGTAGCGGGCATGTTGAAAGAGAAATTAGCGATGGCAGCCTTGTGCGCCTGTTCGCGATCCCCTTCCCTTCCCCCGCTGCCTATTATTTTGTCTGTCCTAAAGGTGTTGAGACGCAGCCGCATATTATTCATTTCCGCAACTGGTTACTGGCGGAGTCCCTGTCTGCGCAGCACCGTTATCAGTGA
- a CDS encoding Predicted permease, DMT superfamily, with protein MPAHIFLLTLFAALLHASWNALLRGGTDRLWTMTIMCMAIAMTCAVTALFLPPPAPASWGYALLSALLHVGYNLCLVRSYQNGELGQTYPIARGSSPLLVTCAASVFAGEKMAPHTLGGVVLVSGGILMLAMQGRKLAMPGLNYTLATGAFIAAYSVVDGMGARASGNALSYIVWMSALWGVLMPGVYIVLRDGKSLCRWQPGMLSAAAGGLLSLLAYGIIIYAMTAAPMGAVSALRETSVLFAAVLGYLFLGETLTLKKIMACMVIVAGTLVMG; from the coding sequence ATGCCTGCTCATATTTTTTTACTGACGCTTTTTGCCGCGCTGCTGCATGCCAGCTGGAACGCGCTGCTACGCGGCGGCACCGACCGGTTATGGACGATGACCATTATGTGTATGGCTATCGCCATGACCTGCGCCGTTACCGCACTGTTCCTGCCGCCACCTGCCCCCGCCAGTTGGGGATACGCGCTGCTTTCCGCACTGCTGCATGTGGGTTACAACCTGTGCCTGGTACGGAGTTACCAGAACGGAGAACTGGGGCAAACGTACCCCATTGCACGCGGCTCGTCGCCGCTACTGGTAACCTGCGCGGCGTCCGTCTTCGCCGGGGAAAAAATGGCACCTCATACGCTTGGCGGTGTGGTGTTGGTTTCCGGCGGGATTTTGATGCTCGCCATGCAGGGTCGCAAGCTGGCGATGCCCGGCCTCAACTATACGCTGGCAACGGGCGCGTTTATCGCGGCATACAGCGTGGTGGATGGAATGGGCGCACGCGCGTCCGGCAATGCGCTTTCCTATATTGTGTGGATGAGCGCGTTATGGGGCGTCCTGATGCCAGGGGTCTATATCGTACTGCGTGACGGCAAAAGTTTGTGCCGCTGGCAGCCGGGCATGCTGAGCGCCGCCGCTGGCGGCCTGCTTTCGCTGCTGGCATACGGCATCATCATTTATGCCATGACGGCGGCACCGATGGGCGCTGTCTCTGCGCTGCGTGAAACCAGCGTATTGTTTGCCGCCGTACTGGGTTATCTGTTTCTCGGCGAAACGCTGACGCTGAAAAAGATCATGGCCTGCATGGTGATTGTCGCCGGTACGCTGGTAATGGGTTAA
- a CDS encoding 2-dehydropantoate 2-reductase gives MFDRSAVALVGPGAIGTTIAAVLHERGRTPMLCGRTAHPQLTLRYDGGEIVVPGPVLNKPAAAGQPVDLVFLAVKTTQVADSAGWLAALCDKNTVVCALQKRC, from the coding sequence ATGTTCGATCGTTCTGCGGTTGCCCTTGTTGGGCCAGGTGCTATTGGCACTACGATTGCCGCTGTGCTGCATGAGCGGGGAAGAACGCCGATGCTTTGCGGGCGTACCGCTCATCCACAGCTGACGCTGCGCTACGACGGCGGTGAAATCGTCGTCCCCGGACCGGTACTGAACAAACCGGCGGCGGCTGGCCAGCCGGTCGATCTGGTCTTTCTCGCGGTCAAAACCACACAGGTTGCAGACAGCGCGGGTTGGCTGGCTGCGCTATGCGATAAAAACACCGTGGTCTGCGCGCTGCAAAAACGGTGTTGA
- a CDS encoding 2-dehydropantoate 2-reductase — protein MPQAKRVVDALSGTRCAVELSADFTSIAWRKLMQNAVAGLMVLANRRAGMFSRADVTTLAESYLHECLTVARAQGANLDDGVVQEIIDGFQRAPADLSTSILADRQANRPLEWDIRNGVIQRYGRAKGIPTPVSDVLVPLLAAGSEGPG, from the coding sequence GTGCCGCAGGCGAAACGGGTTGTCGATGCGCTCAGCGGCACGCGCTGCGCCGTCGAGCTGTCAGCCGACTTCACGTCAATCGCCTGGCGCAAACTGATGCAAAATGCCGTCGCGGGTCTGATGGTGTTGGCAAATCGCCGCGCCGGTATGTTTTCGCGAGCGGACGTGACGACGCTTGCGGAGTCTTATCTGCATGAGTGTCTGACGGTAGCGCGTGCGCAAGGCGCGAATCTGGACGATGGCGTGGTGCAGGAGATCATTGACGGTTTTCAGCGTGCTCCGGCGGATTTAAGCACTTCAATCCTTGCGGATCGCCAGGCCAACCGCCCGCTGGAATGGGATATCCGCAACGGCGTTATACAGCGTTATGGTCGGGCAAAAGGTATTCCAACCCCTGTCAGTGACGTACTGGTACCGCTGCTGGCGGCAGGCAGCGAAGGGCCGGGATAA
- the ygeR gene encoding lipoprotein ygeR — protein MSAGRLSGKPFHIALCLMIALLLAGCSGNKSSGSGSDSGSIYTVKRGDTLYRISRITGTSVKDLARLNDISAPYTIEIGQRLKINGAKKTASSGRKSSGKTAGVTPSSAVPLSSWPPVGQRCWRWPTSGKVILPYSTADGGNKGIDIAGKRGQPVIASGAGTVVYAGNQLRGYGNLIMIKHSEDYITAYAHNDTLLVNNGQKVKAGEKIATMGSSGADGVQLHFQIRYRATAIDPQRYLPPPGKAPSC, from the coding sequence TTGAGCGCGGGACGCCTGTCTGGAAAACCCTTTCATATTGCCTTATGTCTGATGATTGCACTGCTGCTCGCAGGCTGTTCAGGCAATAAATCCTCCGGCTCCGGAAGTGATTCCGGTTCCATCTATACGGTGAAACGGGGCGATACGCTGTATCGAATTTCGCGCATCACAGGGACCAGCGTTAAGGATCTGGCCCGGCTCAATGACATTTCAGCTCCGTATACCATTGAAATCGGACAGCGCTTGAAGATCAACGGTGCGAAAAAAACAGCCTCTTCCGGACGTAAATCGTCGGGCAAAACAGCCGGGGTGACGCCGTCGTCTGCGGTGCCGCTCTCGTCCTGGCCGCCGGTCGGACAGCGTTGCTGGCGTTGGCCGACCAGCGGAAAAGTGATCCTGCCTTACTCTACGGCGGACGGCGGCAATAAAGGTATCGATATTGCCGGTAAGCGCGGACAACCCGTTATCGCGTCGGGCGCCGGTACGGTGGTGTATGCCGGTAATCAACTTCGCGGCTACGGCAACCTGATCATGATTAAGCACAGCGAAGATTACATTACTGCCTATGCTCACAATGACACGCTGTTGGTGAATAACGGCCAAAAAGTCAAAGCGGGCGAGAAGATTGCCACAATGGGAAGCAGCGGCGCGGACGGCGTACAGCTCCATTTCCAGATTCGCTATCGCGCGACGGCGATTGATCCGCAGCGTTATCTCCCGCCGCCGGGAAAAGCGCCGTCGTGTTAA